Genomic DNA from Filimonas effusa:
AAAAGGTGACTGTACACAAAGAAATTAAATAGTTGATAGTCCGTACCGGTAGTTGGGTGGGTTCCGCCTCTTTCCTGTTATAGACTAAAGCACAAACTTTTATACGATGGCAAAAGCAGCTTCAAAAAACGCGAAAATTAAAGATGCTAAGGCTTCGGCTGAAGCTAAAAACTGGACTAAAGTGATCAAGGCTGTACGTAGCCCCAAGTCCGGTGCTTATACCTTTAAAGAAGCGATCATTCACAAAGACAAAGTGAAAGATT
This window encodes:
- a CDS encoding DUF4295 family protein codes for the protein MAKAASKNAKIKDAKASAEAKNWTKVIKAVRSPKSGAYTFKEAIIHKDKVKDYLSEK